ATTTTATTATTAATCATCAGGGCAGCGCATCGGCAAGAGATATTGAAGAGTTAATTCAATTTGTACAAAACACCGTGTATGAGCAAACAGCCATTAAACTGATCCGCGAAGTACATATCATTGGAGACGAATAATGTCCAATCTTATTAATCTGGTATTGCTCTATGGGGGTAAGTCTGGCGAGCATGAAGTTTCCTTGGTTTCAGCCGCATCTGTGTTGGCAAATCTGGATGCATCACGTTATAACATCATACCCGTTGGGATAGACAAAGAAGGTTGTTTTTTTTGAATCAATACGAAGAGCTCCTGCTTTATAAGCATGCTCTGCCTGTTACGACTCCAAACTCCAAACCTTTACCCAGCTTGATTAAGGATGGGCGTCTTGCGATTGCTGCAGACGTTGTTTTCCCAGTTGTCCATGGACCGCTTTATGAAGATGGTTGCTTGCAAGGATTATTAAAATTGGTCAATGTTGCTTTTGTTGGTTGCAGTGTATTGGCGTCCGCAATTGGCATGGACAAAGATATGGCAAGACGATTGGCTTGCAAAAATGGCTTAAAATCAGCACGTTATCGCTTGCTTTCCTGGCATTCCCAAGCGTCTGAAATGAAATCATTATGTCAGCAAATTGCTGCTGAATTAGGTTGGCCATTGTTTGTCAAACCATGTTCAATGGGCTCTAGTGTGGGTATCCATAAAGCAAAAAATATGGATGAACTATTATCTGCTATTGATGATGCCCGACGTTATGATGAAGAAATTCTTATTGAGGAATTTATTTCAGGACGGGAAATCGAATTGGCCGTGTTGGAAAATGTTATTCCTACGATGGCTCCGAAGGTAAGTATTGCTGGCGAAATCTGTGTGCATCATGTAGACGGATTTTATTCTTATACAGCAAAATATCTGGAAAGTGACCAAACTGAATTACATGTTCCCGCGCAACTGGACGAAGCATTGCTATTGCGACTGCAGCAAACTGCAGCCGACGTCTTTATCACACTTAAATGCAAAGGTATGGCACGAGTTGATTTTTTTGTCAGTGATGATGGACAAATTTATTTTAATGAAATCAACACATTACCTGGGTTTACCCCTATCAGCATGTACCCTAAATTATGGCAGGCAAGTGGTTTATCCTATTCTGCATTAATGGATCAATTAATTCAGATTGCCATGGTCCACCATCATAATCGTCAGAAATTAGTAACGCACTATCAATAAATTTCGACAAATAGTATATGCACAAATGGAATAGATGAATGGAATGGATAGGATGGGATAAGGCAAAATTACGTTTTATGTGTCTTTTGGGATTACTCATCGCTTGTGCATTATTATTATCGGGACGCTTGATTTATTTATTCCTGGCAGATGCTCATCGGTTTCCAATCAATACGGTTAAAATTGTGGCCACCTATCAACACATCACGCGCAAGCAGCTCGAGGAAGTGTTGACCAAATATCTCAATGCCAGTTTTTTTTCATTGCCAGTCAAACAATTACACACCGATTTGAGTACATTGGCATGGACAAAACAAGTGAGTGTTGTACGAATTTGGCCTGATACTCTTAAAATTACATTAACTGAAAAAACGCCTGTTGCCATATGGAATGATTCTTTTTTAACAAATGATGGCGAATTATTTCAGCATGAATTTGATCAAAATAGTGTGGAGCTTCCCCGATTATCTGGCCCTGAGAATCAGCAACGAGATGTCTTACAAATTTATCAAAAATTGAGTAAGATATTATCAAAATATGGCTTACGGGCTACTTCATTGCAATTAAGTAATAACCAAGCTTGGGAGCTTTCCTTGGAAAACGGTGTGCAGCTGCGTTTGGGGAAGCGAGATATGGAGCGGCGCCTGCAACGTTTTTGTAGTGCCTATCCTGCATTGTTTGCGGATAAACCCGAGCAGCTGTCTAGTGTTGATTTGCGTTATGCGCGTGGGATGGCGGTGCAATGGAAACAACAAACGGGAAGATAATGGCTAAAAAATCGGAAAAAAATATCATCACTGGTTTGGATATTGGAACATCTAAAGTTGTTGCTCTAGTAGGGGAGGTAACAGCGGATGGAACAATTGAAATTATTGGAATTGGCCGGCATCCTTCACGAGGGTTAAAACGGGGCGTGGTGGTCGATATTGAAGCCACCGTAAATTCTATCCAGCGTGCAGTACAAGAAGCGGAATTAATGGCGGGTTGTGAGGTGCGTAGTGTTTATACGGGTATAGCAGGCAGCCATATTCGCAGCCTTAATTCACATGGAATCGTTGCTATCCGTGATCAGGAAGTGTCACAGGCGGATATTGATCGAGTTCTTGATGCAGCAAAAGCAGTTGTTATTCCCGCTGATCAAAAAATTCTCCACATCCTGCCACAGGAATTTATTATCGACAATCAAGGCAGCATTCGTGAGCCAGTTGGCATGGCGGGTGTTCGGCTAGAAGCTCGAGTCCATATTGTTACAGGAGC
This genomic interval from Legionella oakridgensis ATCC 33761 = DSM 21215 contains the following:
- a CDS encoding cell division protein FtsQ/DivIB, translating into MEWIGWDKAKLRFMCLLGLLIACALLLSGRLIYLFLADAHRFPINTVKIVATYQHITRKQLEEVLTKYLNASFFSLPVKQLHTDLSTLAWTKQVSVVRIWPDTLKITLTEKTPVAIWNDSFLTNDGELFQHEFDQNSVELPRLSGPENQQRDVLQIYQKLSKILSKYGLRATSLQLSNNQAWELSLENGVQLRLGKRDMERRLQRFCSAYPALFADKPEQLSSVDLRYARGMAVQWKQQTGR